The Aquincola tertiaricarbonis genomic sequence GGATTATCCGCGCCGCACCCGTTTTGGCGGGCCAGGCTGCCGCCCTGCCCTTGCTGCGCCCCTTTCGCACCCGCCCCCGCCTGCTCGTCAGCCTGGCGATCGCCCTCGCGGCGGGCTTCTTGTCCGATGGGATCGGCGGCGGCCGCCTGAACTGGACCACGCAGGTGCTGATCGGCTGGAACGCTGGTGTGTGGCTGTACCTGGCCAGCACCGCGCTGATGATGCGCCGCGCCTCGCACGAACGCATGCGCGACATCGCCGCTGCCCATGCCGAGAGCGCTTTCGCGGTGGTGAGCACGGCGGTGGTGGCCGTGGTGGTGACGCTGGCTGCCATTGCGCTGGAACTGGCCGGCGCGCCCAAGGGCGAGGCCTCGGCCGCGCCGCGGGTGGCGCTGACGCTGGCCACGCTGTTCGGCTCCTGGCTGCTGCTGGCCACGCTGTTCGCACTCGCCTACGCCAGCCTCTTCTACCGCGACCGCACCCGGCCGGGCCGTGGCCTGGGCTTTCCCGGTGAGCCGGCGGAAGGCGAGGACGAAGACCCGCCGCACTACGGCGACTTCCTCTACTTCTCGTTCACCATCGCCGCTACTTCGCAGACCTCGGACGTGACGGTGAGCGACCGCCAGATCCGCCGCTGGGTGCTGGGCCAGGGCGTGCTGGCCTTCATGTTCAACACGGTGCTGCTGGCGCTGGCCATCAACACCGCGGCCGGCTTGTTCTAGGCCCGACCCTCGACCACCGCCCGCACGGCTTGTGGGTACAGGCGGTGCTCTTCCACCAGCACGCGTGCGGCCAGGCTGTGTTCGTCGTCGCCCGGCAGGATGGGCACGGCGGCCTGGGCCACCATCGGGCCGTGGTCCAGCTCGGCGGTCACGTAGTGCACGGTGCAGCCGGCTTCCGCGCAACCCGCCTCGATGGCACGGCGGTGGGTGTGCAGGCCCGGAAAGGCCGGCAGCAGCGAGGGGTGGATGTTGAGCATGCGGCCCTCGTAGCGCTGCACGAAGGCCGCACCCAGGATGCGCATGAAGCCGGCCAGCACCAGCAGGTCGGGCGCAAGGCCGTCGATGGCGGCGGCCAGCGCGGC encodes the following:
- the purN gene encoding phosphoribosylglycinamide formyltransferase → MKRIVILISGRGSNMEAIVQACAAEGWPAQVVGVVSNRPEAAGLAFAQSHGIATAVVDHKTFASRDEFDAALAAAIDGLAPDLLVLAGFMRILGAAFVQRYEGRMLNIHPSLLPAFPGLHTHRRAIEAGCAEAGCTVHYVTAELDHGPMVAQAAVPILPGDDEHSLAARVLVEEHRLYPQAVRAVVEGRA
- a CDS encoding DUF1345 domain-containing protein; translation: MLRPFRTRPRLLVSLAIALAAGFLSDGIGGGRLNWTTQVLIGWNAGVWLYLASTALMMRRASHERMRDIAAAHAESAFAVVSTAVVAVVVTLAAIALELAGAPKGEASAAPRVALTLATLFGSWLLLATLFALAYASLFYRDRTRPGRGLGFPGEPAEGEDEDPPHYGDFLYFSFTIAATSQTSDVTVSDRQIRRWVLGQGVLAFMFNTVLLALAINTAAGLF